A region from the Desulfobaccales bacterium genome encodes:
- a CDS encoding CHAT domain-containing protein, which yields MSLHILLVFPEAQIELARDMRDLLEDNPLVKEADGEVKIVRNVKTAWECLRQSRYDFIVAFLHLPPDRASPLDLSAQLGLDFLQSLKKESQHIPSILVAPARDDNIDKALETLPECKLAFIGESLSNDVLDHAQKYLQKVTYQEPASQPTYYLKEPAKLQGDIEIKLHLGPGFQPFVYGEYTMFTEYKKIAGQHGQLWLDWRTLKELAKKSKALEDPEVCSEWLEELKNVGESLWREFCRGFCDRYTKFKEHFNTHVKQVNGIENTRIRFKMDMVDKEEDEDLARVSEEMQAVVLEALKEDQKEFLMLQAPIYRRLDLTEYEYDSYPLFDLKDKDKEAPINCLIIEADTSGWVEELRKNLPELSHILGEQGESRLLEAYFQQKRGQGRIGKILRLAKDLLPKNTNFTDWVFEVLEQDGPWQLVHYAGHSLYGDDRTGYVFFPGENTPEPVKIGVFSTHLRNSQVRFMYLSSCQSSEDDFVFQLANNRVPAILGFRWSIDDEKAKEYALKFYEYLFEYRSLDQAFLKARQYAHKYKDNRIWAAPLLVLQSP from the coding sequence ATGAGTCTTCACATCCTCCTGGTATTTCCGGAAGCCCAGATAGAGCTAGCCAGGGATATGCGAGATCTCTTGGAAGACAATCCCCTGGTCAAAGAGGCTGACGGCGAAGTAAAGATTGTTAGGAATGTCAAAACTGCCTGGGAATGCTTACGCCAATCCCGCTATGATTTCATCGTGGCCTTTCTGCATCTTCCCCCTGATCGTGCGAGCCCCCTTGATCTTTCGGCCCAGTTGGGACTAGATTTTTTGCAATCCCTGAAGAAGGAGAGCCAGCACATCCCAAGCATTCTGGTGGCGCCCGCCAGAGATGACAATATAGACAAGGCTCTGGAGACTTTGCCTGAATGCAAACTTGCCTTTATCGGAGAAAGTTTATCCAACGATGTGCTGGACCATGCCCAGAAGTATCTGCAGAAAGTGACTTACCAAGAGCCTGCCTCCCAGCCAACATACTATCTGAAGGAACCCGCCAAACTCCAGGGAGATATTGAAATCAAGCTACACCTGGGGCCTGGTTTTCAGCCCTTTGTCTATGGCGAATACACCATGTTTACCGAATACAAAAAGATAGCTGGTCAGCATGGGCAACTTTGGTTGGACTGGAGGACTTTAAAAGAGTTGGCAAAAAAATCCAAGGCGCTGGAAGACCCCGAAGTTTGCTCGGAGTGGCTGGAAGAACTCAAGAATGTCGGAGAGTCCTTGTGGAGAGAATTTTGTAGAGGATTCTGTGACAGATATACAAAATTTAAAGAGCACTTTAATACCCATGTCAAACAAGTCAACGGCATAGAAAATACCCGGATCCGCTTCAAGATGGACATGGTGGACAAGGAAGAAGATGAAGATCTGGCCCGGGTCAGCGAGGAAATGCAAGCAGTGGTGCTGGAAGCTCTGAAGGAAGATCAAAAGGAATTTCTGATGCTTCAGGCCCCGATTTACCGCCGTTTAGATCTTACTGAATATGAATACGACTCCTACCCCTTGTTTGACCTTAAAGATAAGGACAAGGAAGCTCCCATTAACTGCTTGATTATTGAAGCGGACACCAGCGGCTGGGTGGAGGAACTGAGAAAGAACCTGCCAGAACTCAGCCATATCCTTGGAGAGCAAGGTGAATCCCGGTTATTGGAGGCTTATTTCCAACAAAAACGCGGGCAGGGAAGGATCGGCAAAATTCTCAGGCTGGCCAAAGACCTGCTCCCGAAGAATACCAACTTTACGGATTGGGTTTTTGAGGTCCTGGAACAAGACGGTCCCTGGCAACTGGTCCACTACGCCGGGCATTCTCTTTATGGCGATGACCGGACCGGCTATGTATTTTTCCCGGGGGAAAATACTCCGGAACCGGTGAAAATCGGGGTATTCAGCACCCATCTGCGTAACTCCCAGGTCAGATTTATGTATCTGAGCAGTTGCCAGAGTTCCGAAGATGATTTCGTGTTTCAGCTGGCCAATAACCGAGTCCCTGCCATCCTGGGATTTCGCTGGAGCATTGACGACGAGAAGGCCAAGGAGTACGCCTTGAAGTTTTATGAATACCTCTTCGAGTACCGCTCCCTGGACCAGGCTTTCCTGAAAGCTCGCCAATATGCCCATAAGTATAAAGACAACCGGATCTGGGCTGCGCCTCTCTTAGTCCTTCAGAGTCCCTGA
- a CDS encoding PAS domain-containing protein — protein MTPTRHWVNPERLVGLLEKHREKIYQNCFSGLRQKWADQAQRKLSLLEQKIADHKDLFSILLDCSAKTEAYYHHICSLINLDSIISQEYSVVDVFDEAASLEDSIFDLFQELQISNDEREHLKLGVSEQILALMKGLLCSTADLLSCLVDGGIRGYCQVDEQGRIVCTDREFQRLLNRKPAPGERLEELFVKGDRAFFADVFSAQSKTPPGSQPLHLDSHLEAPVPVGTELCPLVMDGQQRGWYACLVDLTPLKERDLEVYENLPVGLLQVDLKGNFRYANRKFLEILHLENEGWQGKTVWEFLPDEADRQKVKKGIEERRQGSQGEYETTLTRKSGDPVPVKIYAVPERNLEGEIIGSFAIIRSLAREKTIARMNAHMASEEKWENMLLQVIREVKPLIPHDLCIVSEISPDQKHIRRLLTEPPINNAMSHIGRWEMPDKLTKWLKEQREILIIDDIDTFLSKPEFEGVKENPVIKEFLQFGFRSTIRLPIVQEKPIASVSFISKIKSCYKETHEEILKALPLDEAVRLALHREKEEEFKIFFDLIKAISAEGNDFRKVAKTLVDGLSDHYGWENVAMFRADEDLPGFLLLYQKNRPGTPPISEGYVQALDQGVLGYVYRTGEDVNIGNVREDPRFKGVYIAPWTEPDGSEEGARSELCLRLATRNVCFFLNIEEPKENAFSDNELNTLKVFRDEAEGILERSWLFHSLNAARQYTSDAIIGTDRKGRITSANRAAAYLLGYTEEEIQAKIEGKQDALFLKEFFQDAKLAEKAINDSYFPSQKVVWLNRANNPEYLLLSASALPEEEFGGKIFTAKSLAQKDWVERLEHLGKLYQEIAIQMKTPLSLAFAWLNRLVQKEPQSEEAKTLEKVIKQLRKVDLTFDRLSLYDYNEKEGWFPTHKLRLSLDEVLNHVRNDLPESEWERIVDSSPRPLPTLDGDLFQLTFCMETILSYLLGVIPEDEKVQVKVSSQNGRVVMEFSGVCPEIQDSRLSRALAAIALGENILHRFMKNHEGEYQEKRHGSRTIFTFNLPAAEGE, from the coding sequence ATGACCCCCACAAGACATTGGGTCAATCCGGAAAGACTGGTTGGCCTCCTCGAGAAGCACCGTGAGAAGATTTACCAAAACTGTTTTTCTGGTTTGCGGCAGAAGTGGGCCGACCAGGCACAGAGAAAACTCTCGCTCCTAGAGCAAAAAATTGCCGACCACAAAGATCTCTTTTCTATTCTGTTAGATTGTTCGGCAAAGACCGAAGCCTATTATCACCATATCTGTTCCCTTATCAACTTAGACTCCATAATTTCCCAAGAATATTCGGTCGTTGATGTATTTGACGAAGCCGCATCACTCGAGGACTCTATCTTTGATCTTTTCCAAGAACTGCAAATTTCAAACGATGAGCGCGAGCACTTAAAGCTCGGGGTGAGTGAACAAATACTTGCTCTGATGAAGGGGCTGCTTTGCAGCACCGCAGATCTTCTCTCCTGCCTGGTTGACGGCGGCATTCGGGGCTACTGCCAGGTAGATGAACAGGGCAGAATTGTCTGTACAGACCGGGAATTTCAGCGTTTGCTGAACCGGAAACCAGCGCCGGGCGAGCGGCTAGAAGAACTTTTTGTGAAGGGTGACAGAGCCTTTTTCGCCGATGTCTTTTCTGCCCAATCGAAAACTCCCCCGGGCTCGCAACCATTGCACCTGGACTCCCACCTCGAGGCACCAGTTCCTGTGGGAACAGAATTATGCCCTCTGGTCATGGACGGGCAGCAGCGAGGCTGGTACGCCTGCCTGGTGGACCTCACTCCTCTCAAGGAGAGGGACCTGGAGGTTTATGAAAACTTGCCGGTGGGACTGTTACAAGTCGATCTGAAAGGTAACTTCCGTTACGCCAACCGCAAATTCTTAGAAATTTTGCACCTTGAAAACGAAGGTTGGCAAGGCAAGACCGTCTGGGAATTCCTGCCAGATGAGGCTGATCGGCAGAAAGTCAAAAAAGGAATTGAAGAACGCCGGCAAGGCAGCCAGGGCGAATACGAAACAACTCTTACCCGAAAAAGTGGCGACCCGGTGCCGGTAAAAATCTATGCGGTACCGGAAAGAAATCTGGAAGGAGAAATCATCGGATCCTTCGCCATTATTAGGAGCCTGGCTCGGGAAAAGACTATTGCCAGGATGAATGCCCACATGGCTTCGGAGGAAAAATGGGAAAATATGCTCCTTCAGGTTATCCGGGAGGTCAAGCCCCTCATTCCCCACGATCTGTGCATCGTTTCGGAAATCAGTCCTGACCAAAAACATATCCGCCGCCTGCTCACGGAGCCGCCCATAAATAATGCCATGTCGCACATAGGGCGCTGGGAGATGCCGGACAAATTGACCAAGTGGCTAAAAGAGCAGAGAGAAATTCTTATTATTGATGATATAGATACTTTCTTATCTAAACCCGAATTTGAGGGAGTCAAAGAAAATCCGGTAATAAAAGAGTTTTTGCAATTTGGCTTCCGCTCCACAATTCGTCTTCCCATCGTCCAGGAAAAGCCAATAGCCTCGGTGTCTTTTATAAGTAAAATAAAAAGTTGCTATAAGGAAACGCACGAGGAAATCCTGAAGGCCCTGCCCTTAGATGAAGCGGTCCGCCTGGCTCTTCATAGGGAAAAGGAAGAAGAATTCAAGATCTTTTTCGATCTGATCAAAGCAATATCGGCTGAAGGAAACGATTTTCGCAAAGTCGCAAAGACCCTGGTCGATGGCTTATCGGATCACTATGGGTGGGAAAACGTGGCTATGTTTCGGGCCGACGAGGACCTGCCCGGTTTTCTTCTTCTCTATCAGAAAAACAGGCCGGGCACACCTCCGATTTCGGAGGGATATGTACAGGCCCTGGACCAGGGGGTTCTCGGCTATGTTTACCGCACGGGTGAAGACGTTAACATTGGCAATGTAAGAGAAGATCCCAGGTTCAAAGGTGTTTACATAGCTCCCTGGACGGAACCGGACGGCTCGGAAGAAGGCGCCAGATCAGAACTATGTTTGCGTTTGGCTACGCGGAACGTCTGTTTCTTTTTGAATATAGAGGAGCCCAAGGAGAATGCCTTTTCCGATAACGAGCTGAATACCTTAAAAGTTTTCCGTGACGAAGCTGAAGGCATCCTGGAGCGCTCCTGGCTTTTTCATTCTCTCAATGCCGCGCGCCAATATACCTCGGATGCCATCATCGGCACCGACCGGAAAGGCAGAATTACCAGCGCCAACCGGGCTGCGGCCTATCTTCTAGGCTATACAGAAGAAGAAATTCAAGCAAAAATCGAAGGAAAACAGGATGCTCTCTTTTTAAAGGAATTTTTTCAAGATGCCAAGCTGGCCGAAAAAGCTATTAATGACAGTTACTTTCCCAGCCAGAAGGTAGTCTGGCTAAACAGAGCCAACAATCCGGAATACTTGCTGCTCTCTGCCTCGGCTTTACCAGAGGAGGAGTTCGGTGGCAAGATTTTTACCGCAAAAAGCCTGGCCCAAAAAGATTGGGTGGAACGCCTGGAGCACCTGGGGAAGTTGTACCAGGAGATCGCCATCCAGATGAAGACTCCCCTATCCCTGGCTTTTGCCTGGCTGAATCGTCTGGTGCAGAAAGAGCCGCAATCCGAGGAGGCGAAAACGTTGGAAAAGGTCATTAAACAATTGCGCAAAGTGGACCTCACCTTCGACCGTCTCTCTTTATATGATTATAATGAAAAAGAAGGCTGGTTTCCCACCCACAAGCTGCGGCTGAGCCTCGATGAAGTGCTGAACCACGTGAGAAACGATCTGCCGGAAAGCGAATGGGAGAGAATTGTCGATTCCTCTCCCCGTCCTTTACCTACCCTGGACGGAGATCTTTTCCAGCTCACGTTCTGCATGGAAACCATCCTCTCTTACTTGCTGGGCGTAATTCCGGAGGATGAAAAGGTTCAGGTGAAGGTCTCGTCACAAAACGGCCGAGTTGTCATGGAATTCAGCGGAGTTTGCCCTGAAATCCAGGATTCCCGGCTTTCCCGGGCTTTGGCGGCCATAGCCTTGGGGGAAAATATCCTTCACCGCTTCATGAAGAACCATGAGGGCGAATACCAGGAAAAAAGGCACGGCAGCAGGACGATCTTTACCTTCAACCTGCCCGCTGCTGAAGGAGAATAG
- a CDS encoding transposase — translation MARLMPQYIRAFVPGGTFFFTVTLLERRRTLLTENIDNLREVFKVARHRRPFTIEAIVILPDHLHCIWTLPSGDADFSTRWHDIKARFAAQVPKGERLSARRLKKGERGIWQRRFWEHVIRDERDYERHVDYIHYNPVKHGHVTEGCGLALFELSSLRTMRYLIP, via the coding sequence TTGGCCAGACTTATGCCGCAATATATTCGCGCCTTTGTTCCTGGCGGCACCTTCTTCTTCACGGTCACGCTGCTGGAACGCCGCCGGACACTCTTGACCGAAAACATTGACAACCTTCGCGAGGTGTTCAAGGTGGCCCGCCACCGGCGACCATTTACCATCGAGGCCATCGTCATTTTGCCCGATCACCTGCATTGTATCTGGACGTTGCCTTCCGGGGACGCGGATTTCTCAACGCGCTGGCATGATATCAAAGCACGATTTGCAGCACAAGTTCCCAAAGGGGAAAGACTTTCGGCACGGCGCCTGAAGAAGGGAGAACGAGGCATTTGGCAGCGACGTTTTTGGGAACACGTCATCCGCGACGAGCGTGATTATGAGCGTCACGTTGATTACATCCACTACAATCCGGTTAAGCACGGTCATGTGACCGAGGGTTGCGGATTGGCCTTATTCGAGCTTTCATCATTACGTACGATGCGGTATTTAATACCTTGA
- a CDS encoding kelch repeat-containing protein yields the protein MANFWINTGSMNSVRANHTVTRLPNGQVLVVGGIVFPDFTGAELYNPATGTWSPITSIYNDGLTSHTATSLTNGQVLVVGGQVWGIAQKTTAIYDLTTGKWNSVGNLSAPRFGHTATRLPSGQVLAVGGWTNIGDPAHMTTELYDPKTRTWTVVENLHVARGGHTATRLPSGQVLVVGGWDKSDSINTAEIYIPATGKWTLADNLKTPRYAHTATLLITAGGSVMVAGGFSQYNNQGQLSSVELYNPVQGSWSSGAELNSPRGNHTATVMSNGWVLVTGGYAQDSHGPMSLGFLASCELFLFQEPSQQENQIPDIPLIQGGSVTKIEYIKLRKYYDKVWLVNPPHEQLGQEAYWRRGAPIVIQDMKDFLKKHLAFMSQPKILKDLQEASGEPSNVILASECFSLAQIAQAAGLLSEAAKFYQQSADRYAKAGQQDKKAEALRGLLGLYLKHGLSKEALTVEKALDKLKKSPSS from the coding sequence ATGGCTAATTTCTGGATCAACACCGGCTCCATGAATAGCGTACGGGCAAATCACACGGTCACCCGGCTGCCCAACGGGCAAGTCCTGGTGGTAGGGGGAATAGTCTTCCCCGATTTTACCGGCGCCGAACTTTACAATCCAGCCACAGGGACCTGGTCTCCCATCACATCCATTTATAACGACGGCCTCACCTCTCATACCGCCACCTCTCTGACTAATGGCCAGGTCCTGGTGGTGGGGGGGCAAGTTTGGGGTATCGCCCAAAAAACCACTGCGATCTACGACCTGACAACAGGAAAATGGAACTCAGTTGGAAACCTGAGCGCCCCCCGCTTTGGTCACACTGCCACCCGACTACCCAGCGGCCAGGTCCTGGCGGTTGGTGGCTGGACCAATATTGGTGACCCTGCGCATATGACCACTGAGCTTTACGACCCGAAGACCAGAACCTGGACCGTGGTTGAAAACCTACATGTCGCTCGTGGAGGTCACACTGCCACCCGGCTACCCAGCGGCCAGGTGCTGGTGGTGGGGGGGTGGGACAAATCTGACAGTATCAACACGGCCGAGATCTACATTCCGGCCACGGGCAAATGGACTCTCGCAGATAACCTCAAAACCCCCCGTTATGCACACACTGCCACTCTTCTGATCACCGCCGGCGGCTCAGTCATGGTGGCGGGGGGTTTTTCCCAATACAACAATCAAGGGCAGCTGTCCTCCGTCGAGCTTTATAACCCCGTCCAAGGGAGCTGGAGCTCCGGTGCAGAACTTAATAGTCCCCGAGGTAATCACACTGCCACTGTTATGTCCAACGGCTGGGTCCTGGTGACGGGGGGCTACGCCCAAGACAGTCATGGTCCCATGAGCCTTGGCTTTCTGGCAAGCTGCGAGCTCTTTCTGTTCCAAGAACCTTCTCAGCAAGAAAATCAAATACCCGACATCCCTCTAATACAGGGCGGCTCTGTAACGAAGATCGAGTATATTAAATTGCGGAAATACTACGACAAGGTCTGGCTCGTTAACCCGCCTCATGAACAGCTTGGACAAGAAGCCTATTGGCGTCGCGGTGCACCAATCGTAATCCAGGACATGAAAGATTTTCTCAAGAAACATTTGGCCTTCATGTCTCAGCCCAAAATCTTGAAAGACTTGCAGGAGGCTTCGGGGGAACCGTCAAACGTTATCTTGGCCTCCGAATGCTTCAGTCTGGCCCAGATCGCCCAGGCTGCCGGGCTGTTGAGTGAAGCGGCGAAGTTCTACCAGCAGAGTGCCGACAGATATGCCAAAGCCGGACAGCAGGATAAGAAGGCGGAGGCGTTGCGGGGTCTTTTAGGGTTGTACCTAAAGCACGGCCTGTCCAAAGAGGCCTTAACGGTCGAAAAGGCTCTCGATAAACTAAAGAAATCTCCAAGTTCCTAA
- a CDS encoding cobalamin-dependent protein (Presence of a B(12) (cobalamin)-binding domain implies dependence on cobalamin itself, in one of its several forms, or in some unusual lineages, dependence on a cobalamin-like analog.), giving the protein MNDPSFGGLIGALLDGDHAAAVAAVRELRTAGFVPELVVTAGIEQAMSRLDAKCTVEHFNLLEIMLAGRAVGAVIKELYPDGMPPGAGKHSLAIATLEGDVHELGKNIVKSVLSAKGYRIVDCGKNCSLERLVHTAEREGVQAVLMSGLITSVIPQVRQVRSALTARGLAGLKVLAGGAVLKQASAEELQVDYVAQTAFDGARYLDETIGARP; this is encoded by the coding sequence ATGAACGATCCTTCCTTCGGGGGTTTGATCGGCGCCTTACTGGACGGTGATCATGCTGCGGCAGTGGCCGCGGTGCGGGAATTGCGCACCGCCGGCTTCGTTCCGGAATTGGTCGTTACTGCCGGGATCGAGCAGGCCATGTCCAGATTGGATGCAAAGTGCACGGTGGAGCATTTTAATTTGCTGGAGATTATGCTGGCCGGCCGCGCCGTCGGGGCCGTGATCAAGGAACTTTACCCGGACGGCATGCCTCCCGGGGCTGGAAAACATAGCTTGGCTATCGCCACCTTGGAGGGGGATGTCCACGAACTGGGCAAGAATATTGTCAAGAGCGTTCTGTCAGCTAAAGGCTATCGTATCGTTGATTGCGGCAAAAATTGCTCCCTGGAAAGACTGGTGCACACCGCAGAACGGGAAGGGGTCCAGGCCGTTCTGATGAGCGGTTTGATTACTTCGGTAATTCCCCAGGTCCGCCAAGTGCGTAGCGCCCTAACGGCCCGGGGGTTGGCCGGCCTCAAGGTTTTGGCGGGCGGGGCAGTTTTGAAGCAGGCCAGCGCCGAGGAATTGCAAGTGGATTATGTGGCGCAAACCGCCTTTGACGGCGCCCGTTATCTCGATGAGACCATCGGGGCTCGACCATGA
- a CDS encoding uroporphyrinogen decarboxylase family protein — MNSLERIAAAVNLEPVDRVPVIAQVFGHAARISGIPLKRYLTSGAELAAAQMAALKRYDYDAVFALMDVCVETEAAGSVLTYYADQYPDVSAYALSAPEGLSRLSVPDPRSAGRMPELLQAVALLRHEVGHRVAVVGCVLGPMTLTTQLLGIEKALYLAVDDLEGFERVLDFATDISIRFGAAQVETGAHLPIVFEPSASPAVVPPQFFREILASRLTRLFSALKNAGALFNWLHIAGPTAPILPFYPGLGVDIANFDYEVYPLVAQKALPHTCLDGNLKPLSFISNSPEEIRQWSRELLRMFSTRRGFILSSGCEIPPEARPENVAAMVAAVR; from the coding sequence ATGAATAGCCTTGAGAGGATCGCCGCGGCTGTGAATCTGGAGCCGGTGGACCGGGTGCCGGTGATTGCCCAAGTCTTTGGCCATGCGGCCCGGATCTCTGGGATTCCCCTGAAACGCTATCTGACAAGCGGCGCCGAGCTGGCCGCGGCCCAAATGGCGGCACTTAAGCGCTACGACTACGACGCCGTATTCGCCTTGATGGACGTCTGCGTGGAAACCGAGGCCGCGGGTTCGGTATTGACGTATTATGCTGACCAGTATCCGGATGTGTCTGCTTACGCCCTCTCTGCGCCAGAGGGGTTGTCCCGTCTCTCGGTGCCCGACCCCCGGTCAGCCGGCAGGATGCCGGAGTTATTGCAAGCCGTCGCCCTGTTGCGCCATGAGGTGGGTCACCGGGTGGCGGTGGTGGGCTGCGTGTTGGGACCGATGACCCTGACCACCCAGTTATTGGGCATTGAGAAGGCCCTGTATCTGGCAGTAGACGACCTGGAAGGGTTCGAACGAGTTCTGGACTTCGCCACCGATATCTCTATCCGGTTCGGTGCGGCACAGGTGGAGACGGGGGCTCACCTCCCCATAGTTTTTGAACCTTCCGCCTCCCCTGCTGTGGTCCCGCCGCAGTTCTTTCGCGAAATCCTGGCCTCCCGCCTCACCCGCCTTTTCTCCGCCCTGAAAAATGCCGGGGCGCTCTTCAACTGGCTGCATATCGCTGGGCCGACGGCTCCGATTCTCCCCTTTTATCCCGGACTGGGAGTCGATATTGCCAATTTCGACTACGAAGTCTATCCTCTGGTGGCCCAGAAGGCGCTGCCCCACACCTGTCTCGACGGTAACCTGAAACCCCTGTCATTTATCAGCAACTCACCGGAGGAGATTAGGCAGTGGTCGAGGGAGTTGCTGAGGATGTTCAGCACCCGCCGCGGCTTTATCCTGTCGTCCGGTTGCGAGATTCCGCCGGAAGCCAGGCCGGAAAACGTGGCTGCCATGGTAGCCGCGGTGCGCTGA